In Terriglobales bacterium, a single window of DNA contains:
- a CDS encoding L-threonylcarbamoyladenylate synthase produces the protein MPAEVIRINREKPEPSLVGYVAEQIRRGEVVGMPTDTFYGLAADPFNLHAVDCIYDIKGRSRHKPLSLLIESEDQAMELARPLPTQFFELAAKFWPGPLTIIVKAASRLPLKVTANSGNVALRVPAATVPVAVIRAAGVPITATSANLSGAPECTTAEGVREQLGNRLPTIVDGGPSARSVASTIVDLSDEGGGWRLLREGAIPAKEIAAFLEQA, from the coding sequence TTGCCCGCCGAAGTCATCCGCATCAATCGCGAGAAACCCGAGCCCTCGCTGGTGGGGTACGTGGCCGAGCAAATCCGCCGCGGCGAGGTGGTCGGCATGCCCACCGATACCTTCTACGGGCTGGCCGCCGATCCTTTCAACCTGCATGCGGTGGACTGCATTTACGACATCAAGGGGCGCTCGCGGCACAAGCCGCTCTCGCTGCTGATCGAATCGGAAGACCAGGCCATGGAGCTGGCGCGGCCGCTGCCCACGCAATTCTTTGAGTTGGCGGCCAAGTTCTGGCCGGGCCCGCTGACCATCATCGTGAAGGCGGCCTCGCGATTGCCGCTCAAGGTGACCGCCAACAGCGGCAACGTGGCCCTGCGGGTGCCCGCGGCGACCGTGCCGGTGGCCGTCATCCGCGCTGCCGGCGTTCCCATCACGGCCACCTCAGCCAACCTGAGCGGCGCGCCGGAGTGCACGACGGCGGAAGGCGTCCGCGAGCAGTTGGGCAATCGGCTGCCGACCATCGTGGACGGCGGGCCTTCGGCGCGCAGCGTGGCCTCCACCATTGTGGACCTCTCGGACGAAGGCGGCGGCTGGCGCCTGCTACGCGAGGGAGCCATTCCCGCCAAGGAGATCGCGGCGTTTCTCGAGCAGGCATGA